A DNA window from Daucus carota subsp. sativus chromosome 3, DH1 v3.0, whole genome shotgun sequence contains the following coding sequences:
- the LOC108211757 gene encoding acyl-coenzyme A thioesterase 2, chloroplastic gives MDSSSCPSNAIPVVSTFTSPFETCDDQKKPLSLWPGMYHSPVTNALWEARSSIFERLLDFSVDAPPQSQLLTRTPSQSRTAILYNFSSDYILREQYRDPWNEVRIGKLLEDLDALAGTISVKHCSDDDHMTRPLLLVTASVDKMVLKKSISVDIDLKISGAVIWVGRSSIEIQLEVTQLTNGSTDTFNSVALMANFIFVARDSKTGKAAPVNRLSPETKEETLLYEEAEARNELRKQKRGGDKRDIENGNRLEALLGEGRIFSDMPALADRDSILLRDTRLENSLICQPQQRNIHGRIFGGFLMHRAFELAFSTAYVFAGMMPCFLEVDHVDFLRPVDVGDFLRFKSCVLYTEYENADKPLINIEVVAHVTKPELRSSEVSNKFYFTFTVCTEAKAKSNGFKIRKVVPATEEEARTILERMDAEVMDK, from the exons ATGGATTCAAGTAGTTGTCCTTCAAATGCAATTCCCGTAGTTTCAACCTTCACTTCACCATTTGAGACTTGTGATGATCAGAAAAAGCCCCTCAGCTTGTGGCCTGGAATGTATCATTCTCCTGTTACTAATGCTTTGTGGGAAGCAAGGTCCAGTATTTTTGAAAGACTTCTTGATTTCTCAGTTGATGCTCCACCCCAGAGTCAACTGCTTACAAGAACTCCTTCTCAGAGCCGCACTGCAATTCTCTACAATTTCTCTTCTGATTATATCTTGAGAGAACAGTACAGGGATCCGTGGAATGAGGTCAGAATTGGTAAATTGCTTGAAGACCTTGATGCTCTTGCTGGCACCATCTCAGTCAAG CATTGTTCTGATGATGATCACATGACAAGGCCTCTGTTGTTGGTGACGGCTTCCGTCGACAAAATGGTTCTCAAGAAGTCGATCAGTGTCGACattgatttgaaaatttcaGGAGCTGTTATTTGGGTCGGGAGATCCTCGATTGAGATTCAACTGGAAGTCACTCAGCTCACAAATG GAAGCACTGATACTTTCAACTCGGTAGCTCTTATGGCCAATTTCATATTTGTGGCTCGTGACTCAAAGACGGGGAAAGCTGCTCCAGTAAATCGACTTTCCCCAGAAACTAAAGAAGAGACATTGCTCTATGAAGAAGCAGAAGCAAGAAATGAACTGCGTAAACAGAAGAGAGGAGGTGACAAAAGGGATATTGAAAATGGGAATAGACTTGAAGCATTATTGGGTGAAGGCCGGATCTTCTCTGACATGCCAGCCTTGGCAGATCGAGACAGTATTCTTCTCAGGGATACACGTTTGGAGAACTCTTTGATTTGCCAACCACAGCAAAGGAATATCCATGGCCGGATTTTTGGAGGATTTCTAATGCACCGAGCATTTGAATTGGCTTTTTCAACAGCATATGTTTTCGCTGGCATGATGCCGTGTTTTCTTGAAGTTGATCACGTCGATTTCTTAAGACCG GTGGATGTTGGAGATTTCTTACGTTTCAAATCATGTGTTTTGTACACCGAATATGAGAATGCAGATAAACCTTTAATAAACATTGAAGTCGTCGCACATGTTACAAAGCCTGAGCTGAGGTCTAGTGAG GTGTCAAACAAGTTCTACTTCACATTCACCGTGTGTACAGAAGCAAAGGCCAAGTCTAATGGATTTAAGATTCGCAAGGTGGTCCCTGCTACAGAGGAGGAAGCACGAACGATTTTAGAACGCATGGATGCTGAAGTGATGGATAAATGA
- the LOC108214499 gene encoding formin-like protein 1, producing MQMQMQMQTQTHLIFLLLFLVLSSSTTTAHPQQHRRILHQPFFPQDSIPPSQPPNLPSTTTTTTTPPADQLPFFPTYPSPPPPPTPTTTTTSSSVPANVSSLSLPRPSSPKPISKKLIFTAVAAVIAAISVVAVVILLHIRKRQNQNLPNTHQKPQTPSNLSSVSSIPTNPIPRIPPRKSPQTSSEFLYLGTLANTNISNNTNTQHSNDTSSRKMESPDLQPLPPLKLSGQQPQQQNFQNADYSGPLIADEEDENDEFYSPKGSIGTGSRRTLYEPKSFQDERREIESTTSSSTSYTPSDSGGSPVRSVSLSISPPASLSPKHFSTTKSPELTPLQMKDLSDVSSQASELSSVDRVTSTLHPQHLGFTAASSPVSSSPERYISESQASSPTASHVSSPASSHRPSSSPARIHNFADAPSLPPPPPPPLPPTRQSESPKTPGTKMAQPVLRPPVLAAPSRPVTLATPALISPIEMPPQSTDNVDEDTPKLKLKPLHWDKVRASSDRETVWDHLRSSSFKLNEEMMETLFVVNKPTPTVTPNETTWRPVLPSSGQENRVLDPKKSQNVAILLRALNVTIEEVCEALLEGNADNLGTELLESLLKMAPTKEEERKLKEYKDDSPFKLGPAEKFLKSMLDIPFAFRRVEAMLYVSNFDSEVEYLKKSFETLEAACEELRTSRMFLKLLEAVLKTGNRMNVGTNRGDAQAFKLDTLLKLVDIKGADGKTTLLHFVVQEIIRTEGARLSNANQTVQPTSADDAKLRKLGLQVVSSISLDLTNVKKAASMDSEVLSGDVLKLSRGIGKIAEIVRMIQALESDENSRGFSKSMGNFVKMAEEEIIRTQAQESVALSLVKEITEYFHGNSAKEEAHPFRIFLVVRDFLTILDRVCKEVGLINERTIVSSAHKFPVPVNPTMPPGFAGFSERRQYDSSSDESSSP from the exons ATGCAAATGCAAATGCAAATGCAAACGCAAACCCACCTCATCTTCCTCCTTCTCTTCCTTGTCCTCTCCTCCTCCACCACCACCGCCCACCCTCAACAACACCGCCGTATTCTCCACCAGCCATTCTTCCCACAAGACTCCATCCCACCATCGCAACCCCCTAACCTCCCTTCTACGACGACGACGACGACCACTCCTCCAGCTGACCAGCTCCCCTTCTTCCCAACCTACCCTTCACCCCCACCCCCACCGacaccaaccaccaccaccacatcCTCCTCCGTCCCGGCCAACGTCTCATCCCTCTCCCTCCCAAGACCCTCCTCtccaaaacccatctccaaaaaACTCATCTTCACCGCCGTCGCCGCCGTCATTGCCGCCATCTCCGTGGTGGCCGTCGTCATCCTCCTCCACATCCGTAAGCGTCAAAATCAAAACTTGCCAAACACCCACCAAAAACCACAAACACCCAGTAATCTCAGCTCAGTTTCAAGCATACCCACGAACCCAATCCCTAGAATACCTCCCCGGAAATCACCTCAAACCAGCTCCGAGTTCCTCTACTTAGGCACTCTCGCAAACACCAACATCTCGAATAACACCAACACTCAACACAGCAATGACACTAGTTCCAGAAAGATGGAATCACCGGACTTGCAACCACTGCCGCCACTCAAACTCAGCGGCCAACAACCCCAGCAACAGAACTTCCAAAATGCGGACTATTCAGGCCCTCTCATTGCAGATGAAGAAGACGAAAACGATGAATTTTACTCTCCCAAAGGCTCAATCGGTACTGGATCAAGAAGGACGTTGTACGAGCCTAAGAGTTTCCAAGACGAGAGAAGAGAAATTGAATCCACCACTTCATCTTCAACCTCTTATACCCCTTCCGATTCGGGTGGTTCGCCGGTGAGGTCTGTTTCTTTGAGCATTTCTCCTCCGGCAAGTTTAAGTCCTAAACACTTTTCAACAACCAAATCACCTGAATTGACTCCGCTTCAAATGAAGGATCTGAGTGATGTATCATCACAAGCTTCTGAATTATCATCCGTAGATCGAGTGACCAGTACATTACATCCACAGCATCTTGGTTTCACGGCTGCATCTTCACCAGTTTCTTCGTCACCCGAAAGATACATTAGTGAAAGTCAGGCTTCATCACCAACAGCATCTCATGTATCTTCACCAGCTTCTTCTCATCGCCCTTCCTCCTCACCTGCTAGAATTCACAATTTTGCGGATGCTCCATCATtgcctccaccaccaccaccacccctACCACCGACAAGACAATCTGAAAGTCCGAAAACCCCTGGTACTAAAATGGCTCAGCCCGTGTTGAGGCCACCGGTCCTGGCTGCCCCTTCTCGGCCTGTGACTTTAGCCACTCCAGCACTGATATCTCCCATAGAAATGCCCCCTCAAAGCACTGACAATGTGGATGAAGACACTCCTAAATTGAAGTTAAAGCCATTGCATTGGGATAAAGTCAGAGCAAGTTCTGATCGTGAAACTGTGTGGGATCACCTTAGATCAAGTTCTTTCAA GTTGAATGAGGAAATGATGGAGACATTGTTTGTTGTGAATAAACCGACTCCTACTGTAACTCCCAATGAAACAACTTGGCGTCCAGTTCTTCCCTCATCAGGGCAAGAAAATCGTGTACTGGATCCGAAGAAGTCCCAGAATGTTGCCATTTTGCTAAGGGCCCTTAATGTCACAATAGAGGAAGTGTGTGAAGCTCTTCTGGAAG GCAATGCTGATAACCTCGGAACTGAGCTTCTTGAAAGTCTATTGAAGATGGCTCCTACCAAGGAGGAAGAACGTAAGCTGAAAGAATATAAAGACGACTCGCCTTTCAAACTTGGTCCCGCTGAGAAATTTTTGAAGTCAATGCTTGATATACCTTTCGCATTTAGAAGGGTTGAGGCTATGCTTTACGTGTCCAATTTTGATTCTGAGGTCGAGTACCTCAAAAAGTCATTTGAAACACTGGAG GCCGCATGTGAAGAGCTTAGGACCAGCAGGATGTTTCTAAAGCTTTTGGAAGCTGTTCTTAAAACCGGAAACCGCATGAATGTTGGTACAAATCGTGGTGATGCCCAGGCTTTTAAGCTTGATACTCTCCTTAAGCTCGTCGATATAAAGGGTGCAGATGGAAAAACAACTCTTTTGCATTTTGTGGTCCAGGAAATAATAAGAACTGAAGGTGCTCGACTTTCTAATGCCAACCAAACTGTACAACCGACTTCTGCTGATGATGCCAAGTTGAGGAAGCTTGGTCTGCAGGTCGTTTCAAGTATCAGCTTGGACCTTACAAATGTAAAGAAAGCTGCATCCATGGATTCTGAGGTGCTTAGCGGAGATGTCTTGAAGCTTTCTAGAGGAATTGGAAAAATAGCAGAAATCGTCCGGATGATTCAGGCTTTAGAATCTGATGAGAACAGTCGAGGATTTTCTAAATCAATGGGCAATTTTGTAAAAATGGCAGAGGAGGAGATCATAAGAACTCAAGCTCAAGAAAGTGTTGCACTTTCTTTGGTAAAAGAGATCACAGAATACTTCCATGGGAACTCCGCCAAGGAAGAAGCTCACCCTTTCAGAATATTCTTGGTCGTTAGGGACTTTTTAACGATTCTTGATCGTGTTTGCAAGGAAGTAGGATTGATAAATGAGCGAACAATAGTCAGTTCTGCCCACAAATTCCCAGTACCCGTGAATCCAACCATGCCTCCGGGTTTTGCCGGGTTTTCAGAAAGGAGGCAGTACGATTCTTCTTCTGACGAAAGTTCATCTCCTTAG
- the LOC108212990 gene encoding bZIP transcription factor 53 has translation MTPQRQNGSGSDKFDACNRMRLLISDDDDFDENKRKRMQSNREAARRSRMKKQQHVHELITEIGQLQNQCKVIMSKINQVTNMFLGVVSENNASRAQLSDMTKRFHLLKSVVQFVEEAEDLGIDVSDVLMESPKFPCPKQQVPTSANMFDC, from the coding sequence ATGACTCCACAGCGACAGAATGGTTCAGGTTCTGACAAATTTGATGCGTGCAATAGAATGAGGCTGCTAATATCTGACGACGATGACTTTGATGAGAACAAGAGAAAGAGGATGCAGTCTAACAGGGAGGCTGCTAGGAGATCACGAATGAAAAAGCAGCAGCATGTCCATGAATTAATCACGGAAATAGGCCAGTTGCAGAACCAGTGCAAGGTTATTATGAGTAAGATTAATCAAGTTACGAATATGTTTCTTGGTGTTGTGTCTGAAAACAATGCTTCGCGAGCACAACTCTCGGATATGACAAAAAGGTTTCACTTGCTCAAATCAGTTGTGCAGTTTGTGGAGGAGGCGGAAGATCTTGGTATAGATGTTTCTGATGTGTTGATGGAATCTCCCAAGTTTCCTTGTCCAAAACAGCAAGTCCCAACTTCTGCTAACATGTTCGACTGCTGA
- the LOC108214595 gene encoding probably inactive leucine-rich repeat receptor-like protein kinase At5g48380, which yields MELTSRAHVVRIGIFTWGFLIMNFSYGAQSDINCLRSIKDSLKDPLNSLYNWNFNNNTNGFICKFNGIECWHENDDSVLNIKLSDMGLKGQFPRGVGDCKAVTGVDLSSNGLNGTIPTDISKLLPYVTKLDLSANSLSGTIPVNLANCSYLNVLKLDKNQLSGQLPLELGLLDRINTFSVTNNHLSGQVPQFKAGVVSADSYSGNPGLCGKPLPDCKGSSKKNNSAVIAAAAVGGVIVAALLVGVSLLFFCRRVVRKRDDDPDGNKWAKSLKGAKKIQLSMFEKSISKMRLSDLMKATNNFNKDNIISTGRTGTVYKAVLEDGSSLMVKRLQDTQHSEKEFESEMATLGKVKHRNLVPLLGFCVAKKERLLIYKYMQNGTLHDKLHFVGDGEKILEWPLRLKIGIQAAKGFAWLHHSCNPRIIHRNISSKCILLDVECEPKITDFGLARLMNPVDTHLSTFVNGEFGDLGYVAPEYARTLVATPKGDVYSFGVVLLELVTGERPTHIAKAPESFKGSLAEWITELSRDSKLQDAIDKPLLGKGYDSELFQFLKVACNCVISGPKERPSMFEVYQLLRAIGERYNFTSEDDIFLLSDSGGDAAFEELIVAQDTKEKH from the exons ATGGAACTGACTAGCAGAGCCCATGTGGTTCGTATTGGCATCTTTACCTGGGGgtttttaattatgaatttcaGCTATGGTGCTCAGAGCGACATTAACTGCTTAAGATCTATAAAAGACTCGCTGAAAGATCCTTTGAACAGCTTGTACAATTGGAATTTCAACAATAACACTAATGGCTTTATCTGTAAATTTAATGGGATTGAGTGTTGGCATGAAAATGATGATAGTGTCTTGAATATAAAGCTTTCAGACATGGGGCTTAAAGGTCAGTTTCCACGTGGTGTTGGTGATTGTAAAGCTGTGACTGGAGTAGATCTTTCAAGTAATGGGCTCAATGGAACTATTCCAACAGATATCTCTAAACTCCTTCCATATGTCACAAAACTTGATCTCTCTGCTAACAGTTTATCCGGAACAATCCCGGTAAACCTTGCAAATTGTTCGTATCTAAATGTGCTTAAGCTAGACAAGAACCAGCTCTCAGGTCAGCTTCCTCTAGAACTCGGTCTGCTTGATCGAATTAACACATTTAGTGTGACTAACAATCACTTGAGTGGGCAAGTTCCACAGTTCAAGGCTGGTGTCGTCTCAGCTGATAGCTATTCAGGCAATCCAGGGCTCTGTGGGAAGCCTTTGCCCGATTGCAAAGGTTcttcaaagaaaaataattcTGCAGTCATTGCTGCAGCAGCTGTTGGAGGAGTGATTGTTGCAGCATTACTGGTAGGCGTAAGTTTGTTATTCTTTTGCCGTAGGGTGGTTAGAAAGAGGGATGATGACCCTGATGGAAATAAATGGGCAAAGAGTCTCAAAGGTGCAAAAAAAATCCAG CTTTCTATGTTTGAGAAATCTATTTCAAAAATGAGACTAAGTGATCTCATGAAGGCTACTAACAACTTCAacaaagataatataattagtACTGGGAGAACAGGGACCGTATACAAAGCAGTGCTTGAAGACGGCTCTTCACTTATGGTGAAAAGGTTGCAGGATACTCAgcattcagaaaaggaatttgAGTCGGAAATGGCAACTTTAGGAAAGGTGAAACACCGTAATTTGGTCCCTCTTTTAGGTTTTTGTGTGGCTAAGAAGGAAAGACTACTCATTTATAAGTACATGCAAAATGGCACTCTCCATGATAAGTTGCATTTTGTTGGAGATGGTGAAAAAATTTTGGAGTGGCCTTTGAGGCTCAAAATCGGTATTCAGGCAGCCAAAGGTTTTGCCTGGCTACATCATAGTTGCAATCCTCGCATCATACACCGCAACATAAGTTCTAAATGCATCTTGCTAGATGTTGAATGCGAGCCCAAAATTACTGATTTTGGTCTTGCAAGGCTCATGAATCCAGTTGACACCCATTTAAGTACTTTTGTGAATGGTGAGTTCGGGGATTTGGGTTATGTTGCTCCCGAGTACGCACGAACTCTTGTGGCCACACCAAAAGGGGACGTTTACAGTTTTGGAGTAGTTCTTCTTGAGTTGGTCACCGGGGAGAGACCTACTCATATTGCTAAAGCCCCTGAAAGCTTTAAGGGAAGCTTAGCGGAATGGATTACAGAATTATCTAGAGACTCTAAGCTTCAAGATGCCATTGACAAACCATTGCTTGGGAAAGGTTATGATAGTGAGCTTTTCCAGTTTCTCAAGGTTGCATGTAATTGTGTGATTTCAGGTCCGAAAGAGAGGCCAAGTATGTTTGAAGTGTACCAGCTTCTTAGAGCTATTGGCGAAAGATACAATTTTACATCAGAAGATGATATTTTCCTGCTATCAGATTCAGGGGGTGATGCTGCTTTTGAGGAACTTATTGTTGCCCAAGATACTaaagaaaaacactaa